From a single Geoalkalibacter sp. genomic region:
- a CDS encoding response regulator produces MDLNKKRILLVDDDEDLLRLLSMRLTSNGYEVSCAQSGEQALALLPVLRPHLVITDLRMEGMDGLALFEAIRKGNSALPVIIMTAHGSIPDAVA; encoded by the coding sequence ATGGATCTTAACAAGAAGCGAATTCTGCTGGTCGATGACGATGAAGACCTGTTGCGTCTGCTCTCCATGCGACTCACCAGCAACGGCTATGAAGTCAGCTGCGCCCAGAGCGGCGAACAGGCCCTGGCGCTGTTGCCGGTGTTGCGGCCCCACCTGGTGATTACCGACCTGCGCATGGAAGGCATGGACGGTTTGGCTCTTTTCGAGGCGATCCGCAAAGGCAATTCGGCTCTGCCGGTGATCATCATGACGGCTCACGGATCGATTCCCGATGCCGTCGCGG